The proteins below come from a single Marinobacter bohaiensis genomic window:
- a CDS encoding SRPBCC domain-containing protein codes for MTENRTLRTSRTLPFSPEEIYGAFESPELLAAWWGPEGFSNTFEIHEFKEGGRWKFIMHAPDGTEHPNESKFETLEPNSKIVIHHDCPPNFRLTVELTAEGRGTHVTWNQEFEDAQTAQAVKERAGPANEQNLDRLTRVLEQARNAV; via the coding sequence ATGACTGAAAACAGAACGCTACGTACCTCCAGGACCCTGCCTTTCTCCCCAGAAGAAATTTACGGGGCATTTGAGTCGCCTGAATTGCTGGCCGCATGGTGGGGACCTGAGGGCTTTTCAAATACCTTCGAGATTCATGAGTTCAAGGAAGGGGGACGCTGGAAATTCATCATGCATGCCCCAGACGGAACCGAGCACCCGAACGAGAGCAAGTTCGAAACACTGGAACCCAACTCGAAAATAGTCATTCATCATGACTGCCCGCCCAATTTCCGGCTCACAGTTGAACTCACTGCTGAGGGGCGTGGAACGCACGTAACCTGGAATCAGGAGTTCGAAGATGCTCAAACTGCGCAGGCCGTTAAAGAAAGGGCGGGGCCAGCAAATGAGCAGAATCTCGATCGGCTCACGCGCGTGCTGGAACAGGCGAGAAATGCCGTATAA
- a CDS encoding nuclear transport factor 2-like protein, with amino-acid sequence MQPKDIVSQFIADIHDQRFDEAKSWLATEGFEYVGPNTRFLSPDDMLAYQFGMAAIQKDLIVRQLSADGEHVFAILDYQTHFEPIGDVRLAVWFRVKGDKIQTMETFYNAAVVENMLGGNLPSAD; translated from the coding sequence ATGCAGCCCAAAGACATCGTGTCGCAGTTCATCGCCGATATTCATGACCAGCGTTTTGATGAGGCGAAATCCTGGTTGGCGACTGAGGGCTTTGAGTACGTGGGACCGAACACGCGCTTCCTGAGCCCGGACGACATGCTGGCCTACCAGTTCGGCATGGCGGCCATCCAGAAAGACCTGATCGTCCGTCAGCTCAGCGCCGATGGCGAGCATGTGTTCGCGATCCTGGATTACCAGACGCATTTCGAGCCGATCGGGGACGTGCGGCTGGCCGTCTGGTTCCGCGTGAAGGGCGACAAGATCCAGACGATGGAAACCTTCTACAACGCGGCGGTGGTTGAGAACATGTTGGGCGGGAACCTGCCTTCCGCTGACTAG
- a CDS encoding DUF3175 domain-containing protein → MSGSQQTDKHRSNKNWSQSVTESSHALDLEQGVFTLKDPKAIARSLKQSAESSQQRKSDPYRSAMSMLTFYLNRAGKTMPQDQRDILEAAKDELRELFGRPRRGG, encoded by the coding sequence ATGTCCGGATCGCAGCAAACGGATAAACACAGGTCCAATAAAAACTGGTCCCAAAGCGTCACCGAATCCAGCCACGCCCTCGATCTGGAGCAGGGCGTCTTCACCCTGAAAGATCCCAAAGCGATTGCCCGTTCGCTCAAACAATCCGCCGAGAGCAGCCAGCAGCGCAAATCCGATCCCTATCGCTCCGCCATGTCGATGCTGACCTTCTATTTGAATCGGGCGGGGAAGACCATGCCTCAGGATCAGCGCGACATTCTCGAGGCGGCGAAGGACGAACTACGCGAGCTGTTTGGCCGTCCACGAAGAGGGGGCTGA
- a CDS encoding glutathione S-transferase family protein, producing the protein MPITDSPDCDLVFYTNPMSRGRIVRWMLEEVGASYRQELLEYGDALRSDDYLAINPMGKVPALVHRGQVVTECAAICAYLADVFPGARLAPPTDQRAAYYRWLFFAAGPLEAAITDRTLGATVSDEQQRMVGYGSYERTVDVLASAVSRSRYVAGDEFTAADVYVGAHVMWGMQFGSLPKRPEFESYAARLMDRPALQAATAMDDELTPKT; encoded by the coding sequence ATGCCGATCACCGATTCCCCCGACTGCGATCTCGTGTTCTACACCAACCCCATGTCCCGCGGTCGCATCGTGCGCTGGATGCTGGAGGAAGTGGGTGCCTCCTATCGCCAGGAGCTACTGGAATACGGCGATGCCCTGAGATCCGACGACTACCTGGCGATCAACCCCATGGGCAAGGTGCCGGCCCTGGTGCACCGCGGGCAGGTGGTGACCGAGTGCGCGGCGATCTGCGCCTATCTGGCCGATGTCTTTCCGGGAGCGCGTCTGGCGCCGCCGACCGACCAGCGCGCGGCCTATTACCGCTGGCTGTTCTTCGCTGCCGGCCCGCTGGAGGCGGCGATTACCGACCGCACCCTGGGCGCGACCGTCAGCGACGAGCAGCAACGCATGGTGGGCTACGGCAGCTACGAGCGCACCGTGGACGTGCTGGCGTCGGCGGTATCCAGGTCGCGCTATGTGGCAGGCGACGAGTTCACGGCGGCGGATGTCTACGTTGGAGCCCACGTGATGTGGGGGATGCAGTTCGGCTCGTTGCCCAAGCGCCCGGAGTTTGAGAGCTACGCCGCCCGCCTGATGGACCGTCCGGCGCTGCAGGCGGCGACGGCGATGGACGACGAGCTGACGCCGAAGACCTGA
- a CDS encoding DUF3703 domain-containing protein gives MKRTFTRAVAPFVRAELDKAREAGNAGDPAQAFRHLERAHVVGQASTYWHVKVHGLMFLWALRQHAPGEAVGQVIRTVGAATKTALGLVPEGNTGGANVSPFRRMPVEPELAAMIRKARAGH, from the coding sequence ATGAAGCGGACCTTCACCCGGGCGGTGGCGCCTTTTGTTCGGGCCGAGTTGGACAAGGCGCGCGAGGCCGGAAACGCCGGTGATCCGGCGCAGGCGTTCCGCCATCTGGAGCGGGCGCATGTGGTGGGCCAGGCCTCAACGTACTGGCACGTCAAAGTCCACGGGCTGATGTTTCTGTGGGCGCTGCGCCAACACGCGCCGGGCGAAGCGGTGGGTCAGGTCATCCGTACGGTCGGCGCCGCCACCAAGACCGCCCTGGGGCTGGTGCCGGAAGGCAATACGGGCGGCGCCAACGTCAGCCCCTTCCGCCGCATGCCGGTGGAGCCGGAGCTGGCGGCGATGATTCGCAAGGCGCGTGCGGGGCACTGA
- a CDS encoding DUF695 domain-containing protein — MDASANPQDRGVIGRVMEDGRPVIYKFVEEMPSPTVRDALPWLTVIAWRYDGSERNGMPPEPVNERMIRLEDAVEASIERDGVLRHVYSRTGNDLKELVYYIHDRDQFLAALNDALADHPRYPIEINFYEDRTWEDFQRLLSDFDGAPDATD, encoded by the coding sequence ATGGATGCATCCGCCAATCCGCAGGACAGGGGCGTGATCGGTCGCGTCATGGAGGATGGCCGGCCGGTCATCTACAAGTTCGTCGAGGAGATGCCGTCGCCCACCGTACGCGACGCGTTGCCCTGGCTGACAGTGATCGCCTGGCGCTACGACGGCTCGGAGCGCAACGGCATGCCGCCGGAGCCGGTGAACGAGCGGATGATCCGCCTGGAGGATGCCGTGGAAGCGTCCATCGAGCGCGACGGCGTGCTGCGCCACGTCTACAGTCGCACGGGCAACGATCTAAAGGAGCTGGTCTACTACATCCACGACCGCGACCAGTTCCTGGCCGCGCTCAATGACGCCCTCGCGGACCACCCGCGCTATCCCATCGAGATCAATTTCTATGAGGATCGCACCTGGGAGGATTTCCAGCGCTTGCTGAGCGACTTTGACGGCGCGCCCGACGCGACGGATTGA
- a CDS encoding class I SAM-dependent methyltransferase gives MKLSQIVPWGRSLSEYRAMFGLTETDLDADILGCGDGPASFNAEVSQRGGRVVSVDPVYRFSADDIRSRIDEVYPHIMQQMRENQASYLWEDMGDVERLGEVRMRSMASFLDDYPQGRPDGRYVEAALPHLPFGDSAFDLALCSHFLFLYSEHVDLDAHLAGIRELGRVAREVRVYPLLGLDGRLSPHLEPVMQALTEEGWQVSRQPVAYQFQRGATEMLVARSSRVRH, from the coding sequence ATGAAACTGTCCCAGATCGTCCCCTGGGGACGCTCGCTGTCTGAGTACCGGGCCATGTTTGGCCTGACGGAAACGGATCTCGACGCTGACATTCTCGGCTGCGGCGATGGCCCGGCGAGCTTCAATGCTGAGGTGAGCCAGCGAGGCGGCCGGGTAGTGTCCGTCGACCCGGTCTACCGATTCAGCGCCGACGACATCCGCTCGCGCATCGACGAGGTTTATCCCCACATCATGCAACAGATGCGAGAGAACCAGGCCAGCTACCTCTGGGAGGATATGGGCGACGTGGAGCGGCTCGGCGAAGTGCGCATGCGGTCCATGGCGTCGTTTCTCGACGATTATCCGCAAGGCCGGCCAGACGGGCGCTATGTGGAGGCCGCGTTGCCGCATCTGCCGTTCGGCGACAGCGCCTTTGATCTGGCGCTGTGCTCCCATTTCCTGTTTCTCTACAGCGAGCACGTTGATCTCGACGCCCATCTGGCGGGGATCCGGGAGCTGGGTCGGGTGGCTAGGGAAGTGCGGGTTTACCCGCTGCTTGGGCTCGACGGACGGTTGTCGCCGCACCTTGAACCGGTGATGCAGGCTCTGACCGAAGAGGGTTGGCAGGTCTCTCGCCAGCCTGTGGCCTACCAGTTCCAGCGAGGGGCGACGGAGATGCTGGTGGCGCGCTCATCTCGGGTTCGCCACTAG
- the atzF gene encoding allophanate hydrolase → MKTSIPLDIPALLQAYRSGDLTPAAVVSHLLERASQFSAHNAWIHLAGEDELMPYLTRLQRSSPDELPLYGIPFAVKDNIDVAGMDTTAGCEAFRYRPERHAAVVEALVAAGAIPLGKTNLDQFATGLVGTRSPEPWGACRNSIDPEYVSGGSSSGSAVATALGLVSFALGTDTAGSGRVPAAFNNLIGLKPTLGRLSVRGVVPACQSLDCVSIFARSAEQAQAVLTVASAPDAEDPWQRPAPIGRQPIPARFRFGVPQDEQLDFDGNEGARQLFNNAIRDLEALGGEAVTLDFEPFLDTAKLLYEGPWVAERYLATSPLIQERPDALLDVTRGIISQGANGSAAEAFSARYRLQALKHVADRAWDEVDVMLTPTAPTIYTIAELDEEPVARNSRLGTYTNFMNLLDYSAVAVPSGFLESGLPLGCTLFAPAFQDEALLALASRLHPRGTHTVGALGDTLHSPAIDASAGTIDVLVCGAHLSGLPLNHQLTERHAVLQETTETAAAYRMYLLAGGPPLRPGMIRDENDGTRLPVEIWRVPADRFGSFVAGIPAPLGIGKVELADGRWVSGFICEPIGLEGAEDITHLGGWRGFLASR, encoded by the coding sequence GTGAAGACCAGCATCCCTCTCGACATCCCTGCGCTGCTGCAGGCCTACCGCAGCGGTGACCTGACGCCGGCCGCGGTCGTCTCCCACCTGTTGGAGCGAGCGTCCCAGTTCAGCGCCCACAACGCCTGGATCCACCTGGCCGGCGAGGACGAACTGATGCCCTACCTGACGCGTCTGCAGCGGAGCAGCCCGGATGAGCTGCCCCTGTACGGCATCCCCTTCGCCGTCAAAGACAACATCGATGTGGCGGGCATGGACACGACGGCCGGCTGCGAAGCCTTCCGCTACCGGCCCGAGCGACACGCCGCCGTGGTGGAGGCGCTGGTCGCCGCCGGTGCGATTCCCCTGGGCAAGACCAACCTCGACCAGTTCGCCACGGGGCTGGTGGGCACCCGCTCCCCGGAACCCTGGGGTGCGTGCCGCAACAGCATCGATCCGGAATACGTCTCCGGCGGCTCGTCCTCCGGCTCCGCGGTGGCCACGGCCCTGGGGCTGGTGAGTTTCGCCCTGGGCACGGACACCGCCGGTTCCGGCCGCGTGCCCGCCGCCTTCAACAACCTGATCGGCCTCAAGCCCACGCTGGGCCGGCTCAGCGTGCGGGGCGTGGTGCCGGCCTGCCAGAGCCTGGATTGCGTGTCCATCTTTGCCCGCTCGGCGGAGCAGGCACAGGCGGTCCTCACCGTGGCGTCCGCACCCGACGCCGAGGATCCCTGGCAGCGTCCGGCACCCATTGGCCGGCAACCCATCCCGGCCCGTTTCCGCTTCGGCGTCCCGCAGGACGAGCAACTGGATTTCGATGGCAACGAAGGCGCCCGCCAGCTCTTCAACAACGCCATCCGCGACCTGGAAGCCTTGGGCGGCGAAGCCGTGACGCTGGATTTCGAGCCCTTCCTGGACACGGCCAAACTGCTCTACGAGGGCCCCTGGGTGGCGGAACGCTACCTGGCCACCAGCCCGCTGATTCAGGAGCGGCCGGACGCCCTGTTGGACGTCACTCGCGGCATCATCAGCCAGGGCGCCAACGGCAGCGCCGCCGAAGCCTTCAGCGCCCGTTACAGGTTGCAGGCCCTGAAGCACGTGGCGGACCGGGCCTGGGACGAGGTGGACGTCATGCTGACACCGACGGCGCCCACCATCTACACCATCGCTGAACTGGACGAGGAACCGGTCGCCCGTAACAGCCGCCTGGGCACCTACACCAACTTCATGAACCTGCTGGATTACAGCGCCGTGGCCGTGCCGTCGGGTTTCCTGGAGAGCGGGCTGCCGCTGGGCTGCACCCTGTTCGCTCCGGCCTTCCAGGACGAGGCCCTGCTGGCCCTGGCCAGCCGCCTGCATCCCAGGGGCACCCACACCGTCGGCGCCCTGGGCGACACCCTGCACAGCCCAGCCATTGACGCCTCCGCCGGCACCATCGACGTGCTGGTCTGCGGCGCCCACCTGTCCGGCCTGCCGCTGAACCACCAGCTCACCGAGCGCCACGCCGTACTGCAGGAGACCACCGAAACCGCAGCCGCCTATCGCATGTACCTGCTGGCCGGCGGGCCGCCCCTGCGACCGGGCATGATCCGAGACGAGAACGATGGCACCCGATTGCCGGTGGAGATCTGGCGCGTTCCGGCCGACCGCTTCGGCAGCTTCGTCGCCGGGATTCCGGCACCGCTGGGGATTGGCAAAGTGGAGCTGGCCGACGGCCGCTGGGTGTCGGGCTTTATCTGCGAACCGATCGGTCTTGAGGGCGCAGAGGACATCACGCACCTGGGCGGCTGGCGCGGGTTTCTGGCGTCTCGATGA
- a CDS encoding ABC transporter ATP-binding protein, whose product MSQTTDNAFITVNKLWKEYGHQVVLENLTLSIGEGEFCTLVGASGCGKSTFLKMLLGQEHPTRGELSLNGQPFPAEPDRNRGIVFQRYSVFPHLTVRQNVLMGLELEQRPFLGKLFGAARRQALHEVDAMLDAVGLSHAADKWPHELSGGMQQRLAIAQSFIMKPRILLLDEPFGALDPGIRGDMHALILKLWRETGTTIFMVTHDLYEGFHLGTRLLVFDKIRNDPQQPEAYGATITYDLPIGQNDRQVYESIESSVSETARALSA is encoded by the coding sequence ATGAGCCAAACCACCGACAACGCCTTCATCACCGTCAACAAGCTCTGGAAGGAATACGGCCACCAGGTCGTGCTGGAGAACCTGACCCTGTCCATCGGCGAAGGCGAGTTCTGCACCCTGGTCGGCGCCTCCGGCTGCGGCAAGTCCACCTTCCTCAAGATGCTGCTGGGTCAGGAACATCCGACCCGGGGCGAGCTGAGCCTGAACGGCCAACCGTTCCCGGCGGAGCCGGACCGTAACCGGGGCATCGTGTTCCAGCGCTACTCAGTGTTCCCGCACCTGACCGTGCGCCAGAACGTGCTGATGGGGCTGGAGCTGGAGCAGCGCCCGTTCCTCGGCAAACTGTTCGGCGCCGCCAGGCGGCAGGCCCTGCACGAGGTCGATGCCATGCTCGACGCTGTCGGGCTCAGCCACGCCGCCGACAAGTGGCCCCACGAGCTGTCCGGCGGCATGCAGCAGCGGCTCGCCATCGCCCAGTCGTTCATCATGAAGCCCCGCATCCTGCTGCTGGACGAACCCTTCGGCGCCCTGGACCCGGGCATCCGCGGCGACATGCACGCGCTGATCCTCAAGCTCTGGCGCGAGACCGGCACCACCATTTTCATGGTGACCCACGATCTCTACGAGGGTTTCCACCTGGGCACCCGCCTGCTGGTGTTCGACAAGATCCGCAACGATCCCCAGCAGCCGGAAGCCTACGGCGCCACCATCACCTACGACCTGCCTATCGGCCAGAACGACCGGCAGGTCTATGAATCCATCGAATCGTCCGTGTCGGAAACGGCCCGGGCCCTGTCCGCATGA
- a CDS encoding ABC transporter permease, with protein MRLINRYPGRAPALLLGLIPFLLVVLIYGMASQARLAENPNDKLLPGLEQMTGAVNRMAFQEDRRSGDYLMWQDTTASLSRLAIGVGVAASLALVVGLLNGILPMARAGLAPLVSALSMIPPLAILPILFIVFGLGELSKVMLIVIGTAPIMMRDVAQRVRELPVEQLIKIQTLGANSWQVVTRMALPQVLPRLIDAVRLSLGPAWLFLIAAEAIASTEGLGYRIFLVRRYLAMDVILPYVIWITILAIVIDQCLRFANRRLFPWYNAGGH; from the coding sequence ATGCGCCTGATCAACCGTTATCCCGGACGCGCCCCGGCGCTGCTGCTGGGTCTGATCCCCTTCCTCCTGGTCGTCCTGATCTACGGCATGGCCTCCCAGGCCAGACTGGCCGAGAACCCCAACGACAAGCTCCTGCCGGGCCTGGAACAGATGACCGGGGCGGTCAATCGCATGGCGTTCCAGGAAGACCGCCGCAGCGGCGACTACCTGATGTGGCAGGACACCACCGCCAGCCTGTCCCGGCTGGCCATCGGCGTGGGCGTCGCGGCGTCACTGGCGCTGGTGGTGGGCCTGCTGAACGGCATCCTGCCCATGGCCCGGGCGGGCCTGGCGCCATTGGTGTCCGCCCTGTCGATGATCCCGCCGCTGGCGATCCTGCCCATCCTGTTCATCGTGTTCGGGCTGGGCGAACTGTCGAAGGTGATGCTGATCGTGATCGGCACCGCTCCCATCATGATGCGGGATGTGGCCCAGCGGGTGCGCGAGCTGCCCGTGGAGCAGCTGATCAAGATCCAGACCCTGGGCGCCAATTCCTGGCAGGTGGTCACCCGCATGGCGCTGCCCCAGGTCCTGCCGCGCCTGATCGACGCGGTGCGCCTGAGCCTGGGACCGGCCTGGCTGTTCCTGATCGCCGCCGAGGCCATCGCCTCCACCGAGGGGCTGGGCTATCGCATCTTCCTGGTGCGCCGCTACCTCGCCATGGACGTGATTCTGCCCTACGTCATCTGGATCACGATTCTCGCCATTGTCATCGACCAGTGCCTGCGGTTCGCCAATCGCCGGCTGTTCCCCTGGTACAACGCCGGAGGCCACTGA
- a CDS encoding alpha/beta fold hydrolase — protein sequence MTDKQWIKRELTVPDFPLSAGGSLRQARLIYHQMGSLNAPKDNLILLPTYYGGAAAGNHPWVDPGSPLDPDRYCIVIPAMLGAGESSSPSNTPAPQAGSNFPTLRLADNIQLQKRLVDEVFDGATLALVAGWSMGGMQALQWASLYPERVRGVVASCCTARCSPHNGLFLDGLKSALQADPRLNDGCAAQPVDGLKAFARVYAGWAYSQAFFRNGDYRALGFDDIDALLAFWEQDHLDQDAHDLLAVLNVWQHADISAAADAFEDALARITMPTRILPCRSDLYFTEDDARREAALMPGAHVQVLDSDWGHIAGGPGRNPAVMRVVFDAVRAILSP from the coding sequence ATGACTGATAAGCAATGGATAAAACGCGAGCTCACCGTACCAGACTTCCCGCTTTCCGCCGGCGGTTCTCTGCGTCAGGCTCGACTGATTTACCACCAGATGGGCTCGCTCAACGCACCAAAAGACAACCTGATCCTGCTGCCCACGTACTACGGTGGTGCGGCGGCGGGCAACCACCCCTGGGTCGACCCCGGCAGCCCCCTCGACCCGGATCGGTACTGCATCGTGATTCCCGCGATGCTGGGCGCCGGCGAGTCGTCTTCCCCATCCAACACCCCAGCGCCGCAGGCCGGATCGAACTTCCCCACTCTGCGACTGGCGGACAATATCCAGCTGCAGAAGCGACTGGTGGACGAGGTGTTCGACGGCGCCACCCTGGCGCTGGTTGCGGGCTGGTCCATGGGCGGGATGCAGGCGCTGCAGTGGGCCAGCCTCTATCCCGAGCGGGTTCGTGGCGTGGTCGCCAGCTGTTGTACCGCCCGGTGCAGCCCGCACAACGGGCTGTTTCTGGATGGCCTCAAGAGCGCGCTTCAGGCTGATCCCCGCCTGAACGACGGTTGCGCCGCGCAGCCAGTCGATGGCCTGAAGGCCTTCGCCCGGGTCTATGCGGGCTGGGCGTACTCTCAAGCGTTCTTTCGCAACGGTGACTACCGGGCGTTGGGATTCGACGACATCGACGCCCTGCTCGCGTTCTGGGAGCAGGATCACCTCGACCAGGACGCCCACGACCTGTTGGCCGTGCTCAACGTCTGGCAACACGCCGATATCAGCGCCGCGGCGGACGCGTTCGAAGACGCCCTGGCCCGCATCACCATGCCCACCCGCATCCTGCCCTGCCGCAGCGATCTCTACTTCACAGAGGACGACGCGCGGCGGGAGGCGGCCCTGATGCCGGGCGCGCACGTACAGGTGCTGGATTCGGACTGGGGGCATATCGCCGGTGGCCCCGGCCGGAATCCTGCCGTCATGAGGGTCGTGTTCGACGCCGTGAGGGCCATTCTGTCTCCCTGA
- the glnT gene encoding type III glutamate--ammonia ligase, with product MSDQPSSEALKRQLEEAGVKYAIASYVDIHGISKGKFVPIAHLGQMMEGSELYTGAALDGVPQDISDDEVAAMPDADGMAICPWNRQLAWFPGNLYLNGQPFEACSRNIFRRQLDAAADMGYRFNLGIETEFFLFRETEDGGFAPISDRDTDGKPCYDPRSMMDNLAIVDEIVEAMNELGWDVYSFDHEDANGQFETDFKYADGLTMADRFVFFRMMANEIARKHGAFASFMPKPFADRTGSGAHYNMSLADLKTGENLFEPQGDDLHDCGISRIAYHFIAGVLKHAGAISAVIAPTVNSYKRLVRQGSMSGSTWAPVFQCYGSNNRTNMIRIPGAGGRIECRAADIACNPYLGGALMLAAGLEGIREGLDAGEPHHENMYNYGDAEIAARGIEYLPRNLGEAVEAFEADPLSRQVFGEAMFDSFVAFKKGEWESYQNHVSSWEVDRYLKMF from the coding sequence ATGTCAGATCAACCATCCAGCGAAGCTTTGAAACGGCAACTTGAGGAAGCGGGGGTGAAGTACGCCATCGCCAGCTATGTGGACATTCACGGCATCAGCAAGGGCAAGTTCGTGCCCATCGCCCATCTGGGCCAGATGATGGAGGGCTCGGAGTTGTACACCGGCGCGGCCCTGGACGGTGTGCCCCAGGACATTTCCGACGACGAAGTGGCGGCGATGCCCGACGCCGACGGCATGGCCATCTGCCCCTGGAACCGACAACTGGCCTGGTTTCCGGGCAACCTCTACCTCAACGGCCAGCCGTTCGAGGCCTGCTCCCGAAACATCTTCCGGCGCCAGCTCGATGCGGCGGCGGACATGGGGTACCGCTTCAACCTGGGCATCGAGACCGAGTTCTTCCTGTTCCGCGAGACCGAAGACGGCGGGTTCGCCCCGATCAGCGACCGGGATACTGACGGCAAGCCCTGCTACGACCCGCGCTCGATGATGGACAACCTGGCCATTGTCGACGAGATCGTTGAGGCGATGAACGAACTGGGCTGGGACGTGTATTCGTTCGACCATGAAGACGCCAACGGCCAGTTCGAGACCGACTTCAAATACGCCGACGGCCTGACCATGGCGGACCGCTTCGTTTTCTTCCGCATGATGGCCAACGAGATTGCCCGAAAGCACGGCGCCTTTGCCAGCTTCATGCCCAAGCCGTTCGCCGACCGCACCGGCAGCGGCGCCCACTACAACATGTCGCTGGCGGACCTGAAGACCGGTGAGAACCTGTTCGAACCGCAGGGGGATGACCTTCACGATTGCGGCATCAGCCGGATCGCCTATCACTTCATCGCCGGGGTGCTGAAGCACGCGGGCGCCATCAGTGCCGTGATCGCGCCCACGGTGAACAGTTACAAGCGCCTGGTGCGTCAGGGCAGCATGTCCGGCTCCACCTGGGCACCGGTGTTCCAGTGCTACGGCTCCAACAACCGCACCAACATGATCCGGATTCCCGGCGCCGGCGGGCGCATCGAATGCCGCGCGGCGGACATTGCCTGTAACCCATACCTGGGCGGCGCCCTGATGCTGGCGGCGGGGCTGGAAGGCATTCGTGAGGGGCTGGATGCGGGCGAGCCGCACCACGAGAACATGTACAACTACGGCGACGCCGAGATCGCCGCCCGGGGCATCGAGTACCTGCCGCGGAACCTCGGCGAGGCGGTGGAGGCCTTCGAAGCCGACCCGCTGTCACGGCAGGTCTTCGGCGAGGCGATGTTCGACAGCTTCGTGGCGTTCAAGAAAGGGGAGTGGGAAAGCTACCAGAACCACGTGTCGTCCTGGGAGGTGGACCGCTACCTGAAGATGTTCTGA
- a CDS encoding TetR family transcriptional regulator: MRRTKEDAEKTRRNVIEAALTLFSRDGYSLTTLSRIAREAGCSRGPIYWHFETKDDLYEAVLAYSQEPLEALVAECHAMADQPIQAMDHFIDRWLSLLANDRRYRQSFEILLNKTELTDAMSRTLKRERALTQSIVALFGALIDTARTAGLIDNPGPADKLGLVSYTYLMGITQTWLFAPKLFSLKQETAFFRQQFWRLLGSQAGGGDKAG, from the coding sequence ATGCGCCGCACCAAGGAAGACGCCGAGAAAACCCGCCGCAACGTTATTGAAGCCGCCCTGACCCTGTTCAGCCGCGATGGCTATTCCCTGACCACCCTTAGCCGCATCGCGCGGGAAGCCGGCTGCAGCCGCGGCCCCATCTACTGGCACTTCGAAACCAAGGACGATCTTTACGAGGCAGTGCTGGCCTATTCCCAGGAGCCGCTGGAAGCCCTGGTAGCCGAGTGCCATGCCATGGCGGATCAACCCATCCAGGCAATGGACCATTTCATCGACCGCTGGCTGTCCCTGCTCGCCAACGACCGGCGCTACCGGCAATCCTTCGAGATCCTGCTCAACAAGACCGAACTGACCGATGCCATGTCGCGCACCCTGAAGCGCGAACGAGCGCTCACCCAGTCCATCGTGGCCCTTTTCGGTGCGCTGATAGACACGGCCCGGACGGCGGGGCTGATCGACAATCCAGGGCCGGCCGACAAGCTGGGCCTGGTCAGCTACACCTACCTGATGGGCATTACCCAGACCTGGTTGTTCGCGCCGAAGCTGTTTTCCCTCAAGCAGGAAACGGCGTTCTTCCGGCAACAGTTCTGGCGACTGCTGGGATCGCAAGCGGGAGGGGGTGATAAGGCGGGGTGA